Proteins from one Corallococcus exiguus genomic window:
- the rimO gene encoding 30S ribosomal protein S12 methylthiotransferase RimO — protein sequence MTLGCPKNRVDSEVMLGTLRTRGYSLVQEASEAEVIVVNTCAFIGPAKQESVDSILEMAELKKSGSCKTLVVTGCLSQRYGQELSQEMPEVDHFLGTSAYAQIGDLLAAEATPRQVIPDPDYIHNAETPRINSMPKYTAYLKISEGCDNACAFCIIPTLRGGQRSRTVQDIVAEARNLVDSGVQELNLVAQDLTAYGHDLPGKPKLHELLKELVKVDVKWIRLHYAYPRVFPDELIDVIATEPKIAKYLDMPVQHASDKLLLSMKRGRNSEFLKKLLGKLRERVPNLVMRTSLIVGLPGETEEDFELLKEFVKEQRFQRLGVFQYSDEENTAAFDLPNKVPAKTIERRWREVMAIQKRINREQNKKLVGQKLTVLVEGPSEESEHLLVGRHEGQAPEIDGQVYINDGLAYPGEFVTVEVTEAHDYDLIARVVERPDPKQREHTPREAHPAPVPMKALARPPEPRPE from the coding sequence ATGACCCTCGGCTGCCCGAAGAACCGGGTGGACTCCGAGGTGATGCTGGGCACGCTGCGCACGCGTGGCTATTCGCTCGTGCAGGAGGCCTCGGAGGCCGAGGTCATCGTGGTCAACACGTGCGCCTTCATCGGGCCGGCGAAGCAGGAGTCGGTGGACTCCATCCTGGAGATGGCGGAGCTGAAGAAGTCGGGCTCGTGCAAGACGCTCGTCGTCACCGGCTGCCTGTCCCAGCGCTACGGCCAGGAGCTGTCGCAGGAGATGCCGGAGGTGGACCACTTCCTGGGCACCAGCGCGTACGCCCAGATTGGCGACCTGCTGGCCGCGGAGGCCACGCCGCGACAGGTGATTCCGGATCCGGACTACATCCACAACGCGGAGACGCCGCGCATCAACTCGATGCCGAAGTACACGGCGTACCTGAAGATTTCCGAAGGGTGCGACAACGCCTGCGCGTTCTGCATCATCCCCACGCTGCGCGGCGGCCAGCGCTCGCGCACGGTGCAGGACATCGTGGCGGAGGCGCGGAACCTGGTGGACAGCGGCGTGCAGGAGCTGAACCTGGTCGCGCAGGACCTGACGGCGTACGGGCATGACCTGCCCGGCAAGCCGAAGCTCCACGAGCTGCTCAAGGAGCTGGTGAAGGTGGACGTGAAGTGGATCCGCCTGCACTACGCCTACCCGCGCGTGTTCCCGGACGAGCTCATCGACGTCATCGCCACCGAGCCGAAGATCGCCAAGTACCTGGACATGCCGGTGCAGCACGCCAGCGACAAGCTGCTCCTGTCCATGAAGCGCGGCCGCAACTCGGAGTTCCTCAAGAAGCTGCTGGGCAAGCTGCGCGAGCGCGTGCCGAACCTGGTGATGCGCACCTCGCTCATCGTCGGCCTGCCGGGTGAGACGGAGGAGGACTTCGAGCTCCTGAAGGAGTTCGTGAAGGAGCAGCGCTTCCAGCGCCTGGGCGTGTTCCAGTACTCGGACGAGGAGAACACCGCCGCGTTCGACCTGCCGAACAAGGTCCCGGCGAAGACCATCGAGCGCCGCTGGCGCGAGGTGATGGCCATCCAGAAGCGCATCAACCGCGAGCAGAACAAGAAGCTCGTGGGCCAGAAGCTCACCGTGCTGGTGGAGGGCCCCAGCGAGGAGTCCGAGCACCTGCTGGTGGGCCGTCACGAGGGCCAGGCGCCGGAAATCGACGGGCAGGTCTACATCAACGACGGTCTGGCGTACCCGGGCGAGTTCGTCACCGTGGAGGTGACGGAGGCGCACGACTACGACCTCATCGCCCGCGTGGTGGAGCGCCCGGATCCGAAGCAGCGCGAGCACACCCCGCGCGAGGCCCATCCCGCGCCCGTGCCGATGAAGGCGCTGGCGCGTCCGCCGGAGCCGCGGCCGGAGTAG
- a CDS encoding YajQ family cyclic di-GMP-binding protein → MPSFDVISKIDLAELDNAVNQTRKELSTRYDFQGVKAEIEIAPDHSLLTLKTNSEEKLQAAKEVLLGKLAKRGISLRVLEFGDIEKTGLSNVKQPIKLQQGIPVEKSKELIKVLKESKIKVQGSIQADQLRVTGKNRDDLQEAMALFRKEQDRLSLDMQFTNFRD, encoded by the coding sequence ATGCCCTCCTTTGACGTCATCTCCAAAATCGATCTGGCTGAACTCGACAACGCGGTCAATCAGACCCGGAAGGAGCTCAGCACCCGCTACGACTTCCAGGGCGTGAAGGCCGAAATCGAAATCGCTCCGGATCATTCCTTGCTCACGCTGAAGACCAACAGCGAGGAGAAGCTCCAGGCCGCCAAGGAGGTCCTGCTCGGCAAGCTGGCCAAGCGCGGCATCAGCCTGCGCGTGCTGGAGTTCGGCGACATCGAGAAGACGGGCCTGTCCAACGTCAAGCAGCCCATCAAGCTCCAGCAGGGCATCCCGGTGGAGAAGTCCAAGGAGCTCATCAAGGTCCTCAAGGAGTCGAAGATCAAGGTGCAGGGCTCCATCCAGGCGGATCAGCTCCGCGTCACGGGCAAGAACCGGGACGACCTGCAAGAGGCCATGGCGCTGTTCCGCAAGGAGCAGGACCGCCTCAGCCTGGACATGCAGTTCACCAACTTCCGCGACTAG
- a CDS encoding ribonuclease J, giving the protein MLHVIPLGGLGEIGLNAMVLACRGEMLLIDAGLMFPSSGMPGVDIIVPDFTHLRRNAAQLKGVLLTHGHEDHIGALPYLLGDMPVPIYGTRFTLALARQRLEELGVKADLREIEPRTPFPVGSVFSVEATRVTHTVPDAVGFIVRSPEGTVIHTGDFKLDPDPIDGLKTDLERWGEAGDEGVVCLLSDSTNSEHVEETGSERVVQTTFERLFHETKGRIVVAQFSSNLHRVRHLLDLCERTGRLVALQGRSMVRNVELAREMGYLDVPDSLFVHLDNVPKLAPHRVAVLTTGAQGEPRAGLTQLANGDGPVRLEPGDTVIVSARPIPGNERSVGALLDQLHWRGARIVYAQVEPGVHVSGHASRPQQRRVLELIRPRNFIPVHGEVRHLHRHLTTAREAGMAAEGLLLAHDGDVVTFEEGRGRFTGSVPSGRIMMERSGDGVVTPETLVERNRLAETGVVAAAVVLRRDTQALVAGPQLSGQGLSPDEQGVLARVAQDARAFFEELNPLLRGDDALAREELVKAVKRAFKQHTSRRTLVVPLVVRV; this is encoded by the coding sequence ATGCTCCACGTCATCCCTCTGGGCGGCCTTGGCGAAATCGGCCTCAACGCCATGGTGCTCGCCTGTCGTGGGGAGATGCTGCTCATCGACGCCGGCCTGATGTTCCCCTCGTCGGGAATGCCCGGCGTGGACATCATCGTCCCAGACTTCACGCACCTGCGGCGCAACGCGGCCCAGCTCAAGGGCGTGCTCCTCACGCACGGGCACGAGGACCACATCGGCGCGCTCCCCTACCTGCTGGGCGACATGCCCGTGCCCATCTACGGCACGCGCTTCACGCTCGCGCTCGCGCGTCAGCGCCTGGAGGAACTGGGCGTGAAGGCGGACCTGCGCGAAATCGAGCCGCGCACGCCCTTCCCCGTGGGCAGCGTCTTCAGCGTGGAGGCCACGCGCGTGACGCACACCGTGCCGGACGCGGTGGGCTTCATCGTGCGCTCCCCCGAAGGCACCGTCATCCACACCGGCGACTTCAAGCTGGACCCCGACCCCATCGACGGCCTCAAGACGGACCTGGAGCGCTGGGGCGAGGCGGGCGACGAAGGCGTGGTGTGCCTGCTGTCGGACTCCACCAACTCCGAGCATGTGGAAGAGACCGGCAGCGAGCGCGTGGTGCAGACCACCTTCGAGCGCCTCTTCCACGAGACGAAGGGCCGCATCGTCGTGGCCCAGTTCTCCTCCAACCTCCACCGCGTCCGGCACCTGCTGGACCTGTGCGAGCGCACCGGCCGGCTCGTCGCGCTCCAGGGCCGCAGCATGGTGCGCAACGTGGAGCTGGCGCGGGAGATGGGCTACCTGGACGTGCCCGACTCGCTCTTCGTGCACCTGGACAACGTGCCCAAGCTCGCGCCCCACCGCGTGGCGGTGCTCACCACCGGCGCGCAGGGCGAACCGCGCGCGGGCCTCACCCAACTGGCGAATGGCGATGGGCCCGTGCGCCTGGAGCCCGGAGACACCGTCATCGTCAGCGCCCGGCCCATCCCCGGCAACGAGCGCTCCGTGGGCGCGCTGCTCGACCAGCTCCACTGGCGCGGCGCCCGCATCGTCTACGCGCAGGTGGAGCCCGGCGTGCACGTCTCCGGACACGCCAGCCGCCCCCAGCAGCGCCGGGTGCTGGAGTTGATCCGCCCCCGGAATTTCATCCCCGTGCATGGGGAAGTCCGGCACCTGCACCGACACCTGACCACCGCCCGCGAGGCCGGCATGGCGGCGGAGGGCCTGCTGCTGGCCCACGACGGGGACGTGGTGACGTTCGAGGAGGGGCGGGGCCGTTTCACTGGCAGCGTGCCTTCAGGGCGCATCATGATGGAGCGCTCCGGAGACGGGGTGGTGACACCGGAGACGCTGGTGGAGCGCAACCGGCTGGCGGAGACGGGCGTGGTGGCCGCGGCGGTGGTGCTCCGGCGCGACACCCAGGCGCTGGTAGCGGGGCCCCAGCTGTCCGGCCAGGGCCTCAGCCCGGACGAGCAGGGCGTGCTGGCCCGGGTGGCCCAGGACGCGCGGGCCTTCTTCGAGGAGCTCAACCCCCTGCTCCGAGGGGACGACGCCCTGGCGCGGGAGGAGCTCGTGAAGGCGGTGAAGCGGGCCTTCAAGCAGCACACCTCCCGGCGCACCCTGGTGGTGCCCTTGGTCGTCCGGGTGTAG
- a CDS encoding BlaI/MecI/CopY family transcriptional regulator, whose product MPVTKPPSVEESKPLTPVELELMQLVWKLGEVSVADVLAALPPERKLAYTSVSTVLRILEQKGVVQSRKEGRGHLYSARLSREAYEAQSVRHLVATVFDGTPSSLVARLVEAVPLSPEEVEQIRKLLGRKGGRG is encoded by the coding sequence ATGCCCGTGACGAAGCCGCCGTCCGTCGAGGAGTCCAAGCCGCTCACGCCCGTGGAGCTGGAGCTGATGCAGCTCGTGTGGAAGCTGGGGGAGGTGAGCGTGGCGGACGTGCTCGCGGCGCTGCCGCCGGAGCGCAAGCTGGCCTACACGTCGGTGTCCACGGTGCTGCGCATCCTGGAGCAGAAGGGCGTGGTGCAGAGCCGCAAGGAGGGGCGGGGGCACTTGTACTCGGCGCGGCTGTCTCGCGAGGCCTACGAGGCCCAGAGCGTGCGCCACCTGGTGGCGACGGTGTTCGACGGGACGCCGTCGTCGCTGGTGGCGCGGCTGGTGGAGGCGGTGCCGCTGTCCCCAGAGGAGGTGGAGCAGATCCGCAAGCTGCTGGGCCGCAAGGGAGGCCGGGGATGA
- a CDS encoding M56 and MltD domain-containing protein has translation MSAFVRDVLAAYLTAAVLVAVGFGLLRAALALGMERRLDARQTLRVGRVALGLAVLLPFVALAAREWMPSAPLFKFERSLVSYAAPLTPVEARPVLGAVTETRSSGMGLPWAMVGMGLVGAGALAFLAWELRRYARLRRKLEALPVLRRVGRVRVVLGDAADGAFSVWFPFAGAWAVVPAEVLEDSEALRLTVRHELQHHRQRDTVFAYARLGFDSAFFWNPFARAFSRWLAERQEFACDEALVAMKNVSADAYARCLLQASLRVPAALSLPAGVTGMSHPTVRRIHMLFQPRPRSPVRTLGLSLSLALVLAPLALWAQGTVRGRAVSLTEARALAEAGQKAGDLPVVVDAAVVEQLNKFVTTPKGRDFMRKALANLQEHREAMTGTLRSRSLPEGLLAVAMVESAVSNLPETSREPSMAPGPRGAGVWMFIPETARRYGLKVEAGRDERLDVARETEAAASLFQALYERYGDWRLALAAYNQGEGVVDRVLAESGVRDVSELVRTGKLNGYTATVQAGVLLLRNPHLLD, from the coding sequence ATGAGTGCCTTCGTCCGGGACGTGCTGGCTGCGTACCTCACGGCGGCGGTGCTGGTGGCGGTGGGCTTCGGGCTCTTGCGCGCGGCGCTGGCGTTGGGGATGGAGCGGAGGCTGGACGCGCGGCAGACGCTGCGCGTGGGGCGGGTGGCGCTGGGGCTGGCGGTGCTCCTTCCGTTCGTGGCGCTCGCCGCGCGGGAGTGGATGCCGTCGGCGCCGCTCTTCAAGTTCGAGCGTTCCCTGGTGAGCTACGCCGCGCCGCTGACGCCTGTCGAAGCGCGGCCCGTGCTCGGCGCCGTGACGGAGACGCGGTCCTCGGGCATGGGCCTGCCGTGGGCGATGGTCGGAATGGGGTTGGTGGGGGCGGGGGCGTTGGCGTTCCTGGCGTGGGAGCTGCGGCGGTATGCGCGCTTGCGGCGGAAGCTGGAGGCGCTGCCCGTGCTTCGCCGCGTGGGCCGCGTGCGCGTGGTGCTGGGGGACGCGGCGGACGGCGCGTTCTCCGTGTGGTTCCCCTTTGCAGGCGCGTGGGCGGTGGTTCCCGCTGAGGTGTTGGAGGACTCGGAGGCGCTCCGGCTCACGGTGCGGCATGAGCTGCAACACCACCGGCAGAGGGACACGGTGTTTGCCTATGCGCGGCTGGGGTTCGACAGCGCCTTCTTCTGGAATCCGTTCGCCCGGGCGTTCTCGCGGTGGTTGGCGGAGCGTCAGGAGTTCGCCTGTGACGAGGCGCTCGTCGCCATGAAGAACGTGTCCGCGGATGCGTATGCGCGGTGCCTGTTGCAGGCGTCGCTGCGTGTCCCTGCTGCCCTTTCTCTTCCCGCCGGTGTCACCGGCATGTCCCACCCCACTGTCAGGAGGATCCACATGCTGTTCCAGCCTCGTCCCCGTAGCCCCGTGCGCACCCTGGGTCTGTCGTTGTCGCTGGCGTTGGTGCTCGCGCCGCTGGCGCTGTGGGCGCAGGGAACGGTGCGGGGACGCGCGGTGTCGCTGACGGAGGCGCGTGCCCTGGCGGAGGCGGGGCAGAAGGCGGGGGACCTGCCGGTGGTGGTGGATGCCGCCGTGGTCGAACAGCTCAACAAGTTCGTCACCACGCCGAAGGGCCGCGACTTCATGCGCAAGGCGCTGGCGAACCTCCAGGAGCACCGCGAGGCGATGACGGGCACGCTGCGCTCGCGCTCCCTGCCGGAGGGGCTGCTCGCGGTGGCGATGGTGGAGTCGGCGGTGAGCAATCTGCCGGAGACGTCTCGCGAGCCGTCGATGGCGCCGGGGCCGCGGGGCGCGGGTGTGTGGATGTTCATTCCGGAGACGGCGCGTCGCTACGGCCTGAAGGTGGAGGCGGGGCGTGACGAGCGGCTGGACGTGGCGCGGGAAACGGAGGCCGCGGCGTCCCTCTTCCAGGCGCTGTATGAGCGCTACGGCGACTGGCGGCTCGCGCTCGCGGCCTACAACCAGGGTGAGGGTGTGGTGGACCGAGTCCTCGCGGAGAGCGGCGTGCGCGACGTGAGCGAGCTGGTGCGCACAGGCAAGCTCAATGGCTACACCGCCACCGTGCAGGCCGGAGTGCTGCTGCTGCGCAACCCGCACCTGCTCGACTGA